The genomic region GAAGTCCGCACTGGAAAAGGAATTTTGTTCACTCAACATATGGATTGGCAAAACATAAAGGTTTACACCCGATGCTTATCAATGGATCAATCGATGATGAGCGATCAACTGCAGgatattttttgtttgtggGTGGAAATCTTGTGACATGGAGAAGCAAGAAGCAAAATGTTGTTGCCCGGTCTAGTGCAGAGGCTGAGTTCAGAGGAATGGTTGTTAGTGTGTGTGAAGCCTTATGGTTAAAACAAATTTTGGAAGATTTAGGTTACGCACTGAGGCAGCCAGTTAGATTGTATTGTGACAATAAAGCAGCACGTGATATAGCTTATAATCCAAAGATGCTGACATGATCGGACAAAGCATGTAGAGGTTGACAGATTTTTTATCAAAGAGAAGTTGGATGAGAATATCATAGAATTGCCTAAAGTATGTTCTGAAGATCAGTTGGCTGATATCCTTACCAAAGCAGTCTCGAGTTATATGTTCTTTAAGTGTCTAGGCAAGTTGAGCATGTATGATATTTATGCACCAACTTGAGGAGGAGTGTtgagattttgagttgttagGGTTGTTAGGATATGAtaagtatttatcttttaaatttagagtCTAGCTATTAAGAGTttgttatttagtttctatcAAAGTCTTacatataagtataaatataaggCTGATGTATCTTTTTTTGATATCAGAATACAATAATGAAAACCTAATtcttaagttatttatttcaagtgaaagaaatcaattgtggagaaattatataaaattataaaaatttacacaTGTGTATGTcaataatctaaaattaaaaatgtattaaTGCCCATGTGTCATTGTAAGTAGAAGTTACCTTATTAATATGCCAAGCCATTTTCATGATTGGCAAGCAGTTGAATTTTTGGTGCAGTACTGATGTTAATACAACATAGATTTGAGCAATGAAAAACCCTTTGTTTGATGTAAAATGATGTGTATGATGACATCATGAGGGCTACGTCAGCAAACAGGTGTCAAGTTGTTGTTTGCTTCACATTCCTAACCATTTGTGCACCATTGCCCTTCTTTTAGTCTTAGCCCTCACCCTCCCTGCAAccactaattaaataatttgtcTCCATTACCATCCATTATTATATAGCTACCCATAATAGCACCGAGTTTCCATATCCTCCCACTCTCAATATGCCTCGTGTCTAGCGTACAGCACTTGATTAATAATGAAACCTAAAACCCCAACATAAACAGAATTGAAAAGGGCAAAAAAAAAGACCACAGCTCATGAAATGTTACATCATCTCTTTCCAGTGTTGTCTCgttgtttgttttctttttaggcCCAAAGCCATGAAAACCTAGAAAATTCTTTGTTACCAAACCTTTTCATTACTTCTGCACAAGGCAATAAGTAAGCCATGAAAACCTAGAAAAACCTTTGTTACCAAACCTTTTCATTACTTCTGCACAAGGCAATAAGTAGCTAGCTTCATACTTTTTCCTTCATCTTTCTAGGTTATGAGTGAAGTCTCTCCAGCAAGCAGCAGAGACCCCTCTATGTATGTTATTGTTCTTTTCTTGATCTTacatgcttttctttttaatcttctCTGCTATACAtacaactctctctctctctctctatatatatatatatataaaccaaAGAAACGGAAAAGAAAGCCAAGAGATTTATCTGCATTACTATAAATCTAAATGGGATCCGATTAGTTTATTTGTGTTTGCACTTCATCTTGAAAATCTTAAGAGTACGACTTCTTTTATCTTTCGAACATTCTTAACTCGGATAAAtcacttttatttaaaaaaaatttaaaaattttaagctgataaaattacttttatttgagaaatacttgaaattttatttaaattgaaatatacatttattatttactgttaaattaattttataagtgatatgatattttttttaaattttttaatagtatatatttatataagtttaatctttattatatatatatatatggtagATCCGGTTTCATATATGGCTATCAATATCATGACCAACCCCACCATGCATGTGTAATTATCCACATTAATAAGAAGATTAGGATGTTAGTATACTGTGCATCTTTCATTATTTcttgttatatattttctttttaaaacagtctaaatgatttaatttaaataaaatatttgaaaatatttgtAAGATCCCAagctaattatataataatcgTACACACACAGTCATTGccattttttgtttatttaagaAGACCCCTGTTGGGTATTGCAGACAATGCATGCAAGTAGAAAATAAGAGGCTAAAGAACTTGAAGGCAACTAATATAATCccaaaaaatggaaaaataactaatataatttctttttccatctTTTCATGCTCTTCAAATTAAGGGAAAATGAGGAGGaaaatagagaagaagaagatgtgGATCGAGGAGGGCATAGATTAGTGTTACCAGAAGATGGTTATGAATGGAGGAAATATGGCCAAAagttcattaaaaatattggaAAGTTCAGGTATATATTagttctaaattaatttacaaTCACTTTATCTCATGCAATCTTAATTAccttgaatataatatttcatttttttttaattttttttatgatcaCCACTTTCACAGgcaatattaaattaatattttcttccttttctgctTTATCACTtgagttaaaagaaaaagaaaaagtaatgcTTATTGtaatattccaaaattaaaacCTCTCTgagaataatttttgttttcttaattaatgTTACTGGGAATTCGctaaacaatttaaatttttagagtAAAATGTTGTTTTATATGAATTATGcagtattattaaaaataaattatttaaaaataaaaataaatttaaataaaaatattaaattaaacttttaatatataaaaaagtcttaaattttaaatcggaataagtaaatgattataaattattttacaaattgaaagttctattatttgaaatgtatttttttttttaatttcttacttgtactttaattatatttgaaaataaaagtagaatatatgaataaaaatagttattaataaattaattacagtGATAAAATAGTCACGTGCCCGTTCTTAGAAGGAAGTCATTTTATACGAATAAAATATagctaaatacataaatggGTCTCTGAACTTATTTGGTTTTTGCAATTAGTCTCACATTctcaatattaaattaattggacttttcaattttacgggttattagttttaaactCTTCAATCATAAACGTTATGTACATATATTTTACACTATCTAAAAACATGTaagtttgaataaaataataatatatttaaaatataaaataatagctaaatacataaatagccCATGAACTTGTCTCATTTTTACAATTAGCCCTCCAAACTCAACTTTGATTCAATTGGACCTCTCAACTTTACtagttgttatttttaaatcatttaatcacAGACATTAAGGGCATGTGTTTTACGCCATCTAAAAACGCGTAAGTtcgaataaaataataatatatttaaaatataaaataagtaaataaaataagaataaaataatgagttttagttctcaaacaaaacttgtcattttttttatatctgttaatattttattgctaTAGTTACTAGTGTGGGCATAGCCTgtgagaataaaataaaaaacttgatgacaaaaaagttgaaagactacagtaatttattttagtcatttgaaaaatatattttttattttatttaataaaataataaaataaaattaatgcaCAGTAAACAATATATTAGTATTAATGGAACACACTTTTCAGAAGAGGTTAATCCAGAGCGCTAAATTTCCGTCTGTGAAGGATTTAAATATAACAACTCCTCAAATTCATATgtgaaattaaatcaaagttGAGTTTAGGGGGCCAATTATGAAATAATACAAGTtcaattatttgattatatattttgcCTATTATAAGTAACATCATTATGagcatattaattttttattattaccgTTAATGGAGGAGTTAAAAATAACAACCTGGAAAGTTGAGAAGTTCACttgaatcaaaattgaatACGGAGggcaattataaaaaaaataaaaaaattcaatgatccatttatgtatttagctataaaatatttatgtgaaTTAGAAATTAACGCAGATataatagtttattaatcataatttatttagatacatatataaatctttacgttaaaatatgaaattagaatattcttttacgaaatcaaacaaaaaatataaaaattaaattaaaaaaatatattaaaaatcttagtataatttttataaaagatagtaagaattttttttgaaataattaaataaataagagaaaaattataaaaaatttataaaaattagattaaatttataattttaaaaaatggattaaaaattttagaataattcttATGATGATAGAGtaaggaaaataatttaaagtaattaaatggttaagtataaaattataatatttttaatattaattaatatatatctttctaGAATAGTTAATGCACTTATTGTTTTTTAgtagttttttttctcatataaattcttgaattcatcacaatttaaataaataattttaaaaaatataaaaaaattcttgtAAAGGAAGAGAAAACATGTTACAACCTtgatttcatataaaaatatatatatagatttttaagTACAAATAAAATGGGCTATTCATATACCACAAAGTCCTGTTAATTTGTTATTAGAGTCTATAGGTGAGAAATAGATAGGCATTAGTGGGTGTATGTTGAATATAAATAGAGtggattttaaataatttcatttattcatatatgatccatttaaaaaatttatatggatatccaaatttatataatttatataaatccttatctattatttattaaattagtgttaatttaattatttttaataagaaaaactaatttaaatatattattatcattatagatcttagtttttttattattattagtactCAAATTTGGtgaattattttagttttaatttttttttatttctcatttttgtctttacaattttattagcATCACTTTCTCTTCGGTGAAGATATTTTTATAGCTTCTTGATGTATTATCAATTCagtgatttattattatgttatttccttacatttataaaaaaagaagcatatggatctagaaattttttttggcAGAAAATCttgtatcttttttatttttatattttttattgtataattgtatatttaattGTACCCATTTATATCTATGAATGACAAACATgctaaattcatttaaaaaactttatactataaatctctttttttttcatttctttttttctatttagttttaaactaaattctgatgaatttaattaaactacttAACTATTCTTCTCTTCTataaattatagtatattacttttttcatTATGTcgtttaaaagaaattttctttcttactttaaattaaatgttattttaagtAACTAATGaagtattaattatttcttttctaaatttatctttattcatTGTGAGAAAAGGTATTAATgtagtagaaaaaaaaaagaaattcataaaactgaaaaagaattctatagaaattttatgtattttaataaattggtatttttttcatataaaattatttttcttataattgaGACAATTTAATACTGTATATTTCTTAATCCTTATGTGTGAGCTTTAAGGGGACTTATTTAGAGACATAAATATTGTCAAACTGAAATTTTTTAGGTTTTAcattgaaattcaaattttatatatttatttattaaatattttttataatttgttttctattgATTGAAGCTACTGATGTTCGATTCTAgtcagtttgattttttttttctttttgctaacCTTTATTTATATTGGATCGGCTTTTCAAAAACTATTATAACTAggaattatttcttaaaagttatataacaaataaaagaatcattgatttaaaagataataaaaaattgactgGAAtcttagtaaaaataaaagtagaaaaatagagaaagaagaagtaaCAAACACCAATGAATTTtgtcttattaatactaaaactacttttaaaattgaaaactctaagattttaaatttaagtaatacttataaaaggaagcttatttaattactaatgaTATAGAATTGTTTGGAATAATattgtatataaatttataaatgaacatatttctaaaaacaaagaaaatgaagttaAGTTTTAGAATTGAATAATAAAGATCACTTATTAATCACTCAAACCTTCcctaaattcattaattaattaaaagaaatgattctattgaaaggaaaaataaataataaaaattcaaatattgaaTATTGAGAGTGATAAAAAAGAGTAAGCATGATGGTCTAAATATTCATTGATTCATTCAttccctttttatttatttttaaatatgtgtCATAATTGCTTTACAATTTAATGTTATAAATAAGTGAGATATAGAAAGCATCCAAGATAAATAGTAGTTAAAGCATGTTCCCTAGTAATTTTAGAGCTTCAAGATCTTAGGTGtatcttttaattaactaaaaatataagctaattgaaaaaaatgtaATTACATTGATAATATAGGctaaaatctttaaaactctaaaaatgagtaaagaacgacgagtataagaaaaaaatataaaaaatattttgtattttttgtattttttttagtaaatggTTATTACCATGTCATGtcatttttgaaaaaaaaaattattttgcaaatttattggtgttttaaagaaaaagatatttttgcaaataaaaattatattctacaAACTCAATTAGTTTGAAGGTGAAAATGTTATTGAAACTTTGAAAGGgagaatttttataaatagtccaaaaatatttataagatgACTCATTAATGGGTATCCATATCCAATCTAACCCCACTCATATAAATAAAGGCATTCTCTTATTAACTTTTTACTACTCATTTAGTTGTTACATATTATCCATTTATTACCTATATCTTATAATAAGGGTGAATTAGAAGGATAAGGATGGAGTTTGCTACCTCTATTAGATTCCAATCTCACAATTCAATGGAATTGTTGCATGCTGCCTCATGACCAAACAAATGTCTAAAACCttaaatttatacatttatGATTATAAGGATATTACAATTTAACGGAGGTTTAAGTATAAATACTTAATCTTGTTATATGAAACAATAACAAtcagaaataatatattaatatcacaataaaataaaataataatacattaagataaaaaatataatatatttttttaaaaaatatacgtacaaatattattatatagaaaatattttcttaaaaaaaatttaaaaaattatctcataataatataaagtttatttatatttataattgatctAAAACTGAgacttttttataattttataaagattattttttactttatctgcatatgctttttttttttaaaaaagtgaTTCAGGTGGCAATGcacatattaatattattatgaaaatatatatatatatatataaaataaatcttttattggTTTAATATTTCAGAAGCTATTTTAAGTGTCAGAAGCAAAACTGCAATGCTAAGAAGAGAGTAGAGTGGAGAAGCTCCAATCCTGACAATATCAGGGTAGTGTATGATGGGGTGCACACCCATAATGCCTCCTCCCAATCTGCTAACCAGTACAACTTGTTGACTCAAGTCCTTGGAGATCAACCAACTTCACAATAGTATTAATGTTGGATTCCTTAATTGAGTActaatcatatttaattagtgTAGCATATATTTATGTCTCCAGTGCCCCATTTTTCTAATCAAAATCCAAGCCCTACATTGTTTCTTGAGGTTTTATATTCTGCAATCTGCACCAGATTGTAATGTGGACTAGTCCGATATAATATGTGCGTGTCAAAATCTTGCATATTCTTTTTGAATTTGTGTTCATTAAGTCAGTACtaaatgtttattaatttatattcactaaatatatactaaatgtttactatttaaatattaaatgttcactgtttttttattttattttattaaaaagatatttaaaccataatataaatatttgtagaaTAACTTTAGTACGATGTCTTCTTTATTAACTGTAAAGacgatttatattatatttatctgtttaaataaattaataaatatggtGTTcgttaataatgaatattcaataacaaactaatgaatattatgcttataaataataaatacttatatcaattacaaaattatttcaatataCACTACAAAGATAATGAATCTAACTTTCGTAAAAAAAtcaacattattttttttaaaaaataaatatttcacgGTGatttaataacatatataaatttacaaCTACCGAATTAACAATAACCAATTCATGAACATGTAGATCATAAATGATACCTTTACTAAAATAatgaacatttaaaaattgaatataaaataaacatcgttagagtaaataataaatattattttatgaatgatgaatattgATGTCCATTATAAAAATGTaacacttttaattattaaattatcaattatatattgatgAAATATCTAAATTGTCAAATGCccaaaaaattagttttatcactaacaatatataattttagtatataaagaGTTCTTGaagattatattatattagttttaataaataattgattttattatttaccaaaagtataattttagttttttatatttgtactATTTGTAACAcataatttaagtttatatataaagaaaataagcatTGAAATCTTCAAGAATGGCGGCAAAATAGAATTGGAAACGGTTAATAGTTGCATCCATGCTGTTAAAAAGAGTTGCCACTGCTTGATTGCTCTCTAACCAATTTTCTATATCTCCATTTTGATATAGTATTTCCACATCCTTGCCATCTTTAACAAGCATGTTAATCATGTAAATGTAGTCATTTACATATTCTCCACTAGAATGATGGCACTCTTCAAAGGTCTGCAAATTTCTCAACAAAATTTCTACCCATTGTCTGTTTTGAAATGTGGAATTTTTAGAATTCCAATTCCCTTATCAAATATTTGGTCAAATACATATTTGATCAAATATGTAGATTCTGGGATTATCGATCGATTTGTGCACAAGTTTATTTCTACTTAAATGTAACTGAAACTTCACCCCACCATCACAGCTCTGTTGTTGTCATTAGCACACCCCTTTTCAGTTCTTTTTAAGATTTCATCTTTAAGGGCTGCTGACAAATTCTtaagaaatcaagaaaatcTTCGACTCGAGAGAAATCTTGCTTCTCTAAAATGTCCCGAGTCACTCATGAACCTATCAACCTTCAAAGAAGCTATGAGTGAGCAGAACCATGGACAACTCCTCCACCAGTTCAGCTACAGTTGAGAGCTTAAAGTCCTCAAGGATGAAGAATGGAACCTGATTTTCAAGTATGTCATGCCTTATATCAAGATTAGTTTTTGAAATCTACGGTCCCTGCTGCTTCATTAGTGTGAGAAATGGCATTTCAGTAAAGAGAGTAATGGGAAAGGTGGCTTCTATCAATATCATCTTCATAAAGTCCTGACTACAGAACTCAATGGTTTCTGCATCACAAGTACGCACCCGTATCTCTTGTTTACAACACAAGTAATAAAGTCCTCCAAGCTTGTGTCGCTCCACTATAGAAAATCAAGCAAGTACCTCCTTTTGTGCTCTTCCATTATCCTCAACCTAGGTTGCTTGAAAACTCTAAAACGAGTTACACCGACACTCTTCGAAAATTATCGAGACACAGttcaaaaacttttaaaaaatattttgtattattttttttattctttttttgaaaattttaagatttttttaaaaatctttccatttaattatatttttaattaaattctctactttgaaaaagatttttaatgctttatctatttattatgctttttatttatagttgaTTCTTAActctttcttattatataattttcttattatatgaatattcttaattcttagatattctatatttaaaagtCTCTATATACATGTGTATTTTTTTCATACTAGGTCCATAGTAGTTATATAAAAGGGAGATTCTTATCTGGGCTTGGTCTATACATCACATCACAATTAATAGGAGagtgacatatatatatgagtatcTTACACATTGGTATTGGATTATTGACACATACTTCATCgtttaaaactaatgaatatatgTAAATCATTTATCGATTTGATGTATAGGTAGGGACATACACCAAGCCTAAACAAAAatttttacaatataattGCTAATATgacaaattatattaattgtatttaacttttatatatatatatatatatatatatatatatatatatatatatatataccaactATGCAGATAGACTAACAAGTATCTagtgtgcaggatcctcagacgagaCAAGCACAGAGTATACGCCtgttaaatcttaaacaaGAATAGAAGATAAgatgaaaaatttattaataaatagacaaatatacaatttttggaataaaagctttaaacaaaataaaagctttaaacaaaataaaagctttaaacaaaagataaaagctttaaacaaaagaaatataacttacaagagaaATTCAATACAAGAGGAAGGTGGttttctcactatcactctcacactctctcttttctcactatatttctaatggtatgacttgaagaatacaagagtcTCTTGTTATTTTTCAGTCTGTCTTCTTCCTTGGAaaactcctctatttatagaggtcttcagccttaaagctttggatgctcttcATAGTGGAATGAGGGGCTCCAtgtcttttgtattcttttgaTAATGGAGTAAGATGCTCCACTACTTTTGCAGAAGTTGTTTGCCACGCTTTGGAGAataatcttttgcttttttaaagagtcttttgtcttctttctttttccttttaaatgactctctctttttttttttattattgggcatttggcccattacaaaaatattttgggCTGCTATTTTTGGTTTTTAACCCAAGGGCTTTACAGAGGTATCATTTGATGGGCTTGAATATCCCAAAACAGTTATCTTCAttcgagtcaccatctaggtctattgctgctgagctggtgctagaagaggaagatgaagctttcAATTTTCCTTTGGAAGAGGTGGTTTCCGACAActgtttgatcaattgtaagaaatcttcttctgtttgagccaccgctagctttggaataatgaaGGACTTCTGTGCCAGGAAAGTGGTATGTTCTTTCGaaggtggcaagaagctattttttgaaaggaaaCTTTGTACCAACTTtagtgataatttttcttggtggttaaatttatcccaccatttgactttgaatcttcgggcaaggatgatttctccatctgctgcttgattgaaatggaaataccataaacatacccaggggagaaaaaagtttgaacaaaatagaagtaaaggGGGAaaatatctttctattttgtttggtttatagTGGGCTTTGAATGAGTTAAATAGAGGTagaacttctggaattatggtctcaggaacattgccatgaaaattccaccattgtttaaaccaatataggatctttgaagtttggattgagcttgtatcgaagtagaaaagccaggaatggctttgtccttcgttttgaagaagaaaggtattaaaccaagcttgttggtaatcccaatagttgaaagaagtgtttaggcttgatgggtaggttctttggagGGAAGTTGGAAAAGATTTTGATGAGTGTAAATCCATCCCCCAATCTGAAGGATGAAGGAtgaaggattctttgtatggtgcatgtggaatatgcagggtctttatggtctttgtgttttttgaagtgtttgaactttgcagaatcagttacctcaaggatagactggtagtaGGATTAAggttttgaaatatttcaaggcttgaaataccatcctggagggaaaatctttgaaatcagttttgaggggctttctgtacagaatccttcctcaatagtcaaaatgctttgaaaattttgcttttttatATACTCATTGGATTTGAAAAGTTTCGTTTGTGataaaactatttcttgagagttgggctttgaaatactttgagagctctgagataggttttgagaaaaaatttctatctcaggttttgaaaaagggatagaaagtataGCTTTACCCTTGTTGGAAGAGGAGGATGTCTTTGTAGAGACTTCGGGGTGAAGTTGTATcatttgctttgaatattcttcgaccCTTTTTAGAAATTCAGGATCTTACTGTGCAAGCCACTCCTGAATTTGTAATTGTTGTTGTTGGGCTGGATCTACCTTGCTTTTgtcaatttcttcctggatgatttcGGTCCAGGTTCGGATAGGCTTTGAAGAGGAGGGTAAAATCTCATTCTTTGGACTTTGAACAGGCTTTGAACTTGCTGTCgattcttcttttgcttttgattttcttggcattttcactcatagttttgaaggaactctctggttagaaagtctggaattgaattcgaatctcctc from Ricinus communis isolate WT05 ecotype wild-type chromosome 9, ASM1957865v1, whole genome shotgun sequence harbors:
- the LOC107261599 gene encoding probable WRKY transcription factor 20 isoform X2; translated protein: MSEVSPASSRDPSMENEEENREEEDVDRGGHRLVLPEDGYEWRKYGQKFIKNIGKFRLGCTFKDPFFWKSDIFPLNSFWNSCIGFGKICS
- the LOC107261599 gene encoding probable WRKY transcription factor 45 isoform X1, yielding MSEVSPASSRDPSMENEEENREEEDVDRGGHRLVLPEDGYEWRKYGQKFIKNIGKFRSYFKCQKQNCNAKKRVEWRSSNPDNIRVVYDGVHTHNASSQSANQYNLLTQVLGDQPTSQ